In Haloarchaeobius salinus, the sequence GTCGGGGGCGTCCCTTCGAATCCAATGGGCTTTGGGAGCTACGACGAATCCGAACAGCAGGACCAGGACAACGACATCGATGAAGACGACGCGGTCACCGTGCACGAGCACGACCACGAGGGCGAGGTCTCGTTCGACCAGGGGGACATGTCGAACGAGGACCTCGTCGGGCAGCTCCAGCAGATGAAAGACGGCGACGACGAATAGCGCGACGTCGAACGCTCG encodes:
- a CDS encoding DUF5786 family protein, which encodes MGFGSYDESEQQDQDNDIDEDDAVTVHEHDHEGEVSFDQGDMSNEDLVGQLQQMKDGDDE